From Mesobacillus jeotgali, the proteins below share one genomic window:
- a CDS encoding molecular chaperone TorD family protein, protein MMEERYGKLAIANIMTSIWLGDWDTYETFMKEIPEGMRKELSFHSLYNRDEVQLWYDNHFFIPGDHFVSPYFSSYRKNSEDEEERRHELLCLIGLYEKTAFYFPLEQDRLPDHFGSMTAFLSSILQGEIEAEQDGDREYVKQLEEIEAEVLKRFIKPVLKPMLDNADTKIKHPFFKEFLSFYAEMMSEDWVEAA, encoded by the coding sequence ATGATGGAAGAACGATATGGAAAGCTGGCGATTGCCAATATCATGACAAGCATCTGGCTGGGGGACTGGGATACCTATGAAACATTCATGAAGGAAATCCCTGAAGGAATGCGAAAGGAGCTTTCATTCCATTCCTTATACAATCGGGATGAAGTGCAGCTCTGGTATGACAATCACTTTTTCATACCAGGAGATCACTTTGTCTCCCCTTACTTTTCATCTTATAGGAAGAATAGTGAAGATGAAGAAGAGCGCAGGCATGAACTTCTCTGCCTGATCGGCCTTTATGAAAAAACAGCCTTTTATTTCCCGCTAGAACAAGATCGGCTCCCAGATCATTTCGGAAGTATGACCGCGTTCCTGAGTTCTATTTTACAGGGAGAAATCGAAGCTGAACAGGATGGCGACCGTGAATACGTTAAGCAGCTTGAAGAAATCGAAGCCGAAGTGCTTAAAAGATTCATCAAGCCCGTCCTCAAACCAATGCTCGACAATGCCGACACAAAGATAAAGCATCCATTTTTTAAAGAGTTCCTAAGCTTTTATGCAGAAATGATGAGTGAAGACTGGGTGGAAGCAGCATAA
- a CDS encoding DUF1128 domain-containing protein has protein sequence MDLTKNSPENVDFMIEKIKEKLNVMNLGAIKSSHFDGDMYEELKEIYEMIMRKNNFSPNEMQAIAEELGNLRKQ, from the coding sequence GTGGACTTAACGAAAAATTCCCCTGAAAACGTTGACTTCATGATAGAGAAAATCAAGGAAAAGTTGAATGTCATGAACCTTGGCGCAATTAAATCGTCGCATTTTGACGGCGATATGTATGAAGAACTGAAAGAAATCTATGAGATGATCATGCGAAAAAATAATTTCAGCCCGAATGAGATGCAAGCAATCGCTGAGGAGCTTGGGAATTTAAGAAAGCAATGA
- a CDS encoding alanine/glycine:cation symporter family protein: MSFVDWIGKLSGWVWGPPLLLLLVGTGIYLTFRIGFLQVRLLPYSLRIAFTKKQDKRSEGDISHFQALMTALAATVGTGNIAGVATAVFIGGPGAVFWMWITAFFGMATKYAEAVLAVKYRVEDKDGEMSGGPMYYLERGLGQKWLGVLFAFFGAIAAFGIGNMVQSNSVASVVQSTFSVPGWITGIVLTLFTALALIGGIKSIGKVTSLFVPVMAAFYLLAGLAVMIMNFDLVPAAIALIFTDAFTGEAVAGGALGTVIRMGVARGVFSNEAGLGSAPIAAAAAKTDLPGRQALVSMTQVFIDTIIICSITGITIVMGGLYTGDTTAADLTSATFEKFLGQSGSVIVAVGLLFFASSTIIGWSYYGEKCFSYLFSKKVVLYYRIAYVIAVFIGAVSQLEIVWAVSDVMNGLMAFPNLVGLLGLSGVVVVETRKILNAIKEEKEESKRLSA; this comes from the coding sequence ATGTCATTTGTAGATTGGATAGGAAAATTAAGCGGCTGGGTTTGGGGTCCCCCTCTGTTGTTATTACTTGTCGGGACTGGAATTTACCTGACCTTCCGCATTGGATTTCTCCAAGTAAGGCTTCTGCCATACTCACTCAGAATTGCTTTTACCAAAAAACAGGATAAACGGTCTGAGGGGGATATTTCTCATTTCCAGGCTCTGATGACGGCACTTGCAGCAACTGTCGGAACTGGCAATATTGCCGGTGTTGCGACAGCGGTATTCATTGGCGGACCTGGCGCTGTGTTCTGGATGTGGATTACGGCATTTTTCGGGATGGCCACTAAATACGCAGAAGCTGTCCTTGCTGTTAAATACCGCGTTGAAGACAAGGACGGCGAGATGTCCGGGGGTCCGATGTATTATCTTGAACGCGGGCTTGGCCAGAAATGGCTTGGGGTTTTATTCGCATTTTTTGGTGCGATAGCGGCTTTCGGGATCGGCAACATGGTACAGTCAAATTCAGTTGCCAGCGTTGTTCAGTCTACTTTCTCGGTTCCGGGGTGGATTACAGGAATTGTATTGACTCTCTTTACAGCTCTTGCTCTTATTGGCGGAATCAAGAGCATTGGAAAGGTGACTTCCCTATTTGTACCGGTTATGGCGGCATTCTATCTTTTGGCAGGTCTGGCGGTAATGATCATGAATTTTGATCTTGTACCAGCAGCTATTGCACTTATTTTTACTGATGCCTTCACTGGAGAAGCTGTCGCTGGCGGTGCACTCGGAACTGTCATCAGGATGGGTGTAGCCCGCGGCGTTTTCTCCAATGAAGCGGGTCTGGGATCCGCACCAATTGCTGCAGCTGCAGCAAAGACGGACTTGCCTGGACGTCAGGCACTTGTGTCGATGACACAAGTTTTCATTGATACAATCATTATTTGTTCGATTACGGGAATTACAATTGTCATGGGCGGTTTATATACAGGCGATACTACAGCTGCAGACCTGACCTCGGCGACCTTTGAAAAGTTCCTTGGGCAGTCTGGTTCTGTAATTGTAGCGGTTGGACTGTTATTCTTCGCCTCATCGACCATTATTGGCTGGTCTTATTATGGGGAAAAATGCTTCTCCTATCTGTTCAGCAAAAAAGTCGTGCTTTATTATCGAATCGCATATGTCATTGCAGTCTTCATCGGCGCGGTTTCCCAGCTTGAGATTGTTTGGGCTGTTTCCGACGTGATGAACGGCCTAATGGCCTTCCCCAACCTGGTTGGATTACTTGGGTTGTCAGGTGTTGTGGTAGTTGAAACAAGGAAAATTCTGAACGCGATCAAGGAAGAAAAAGAGGAGTCAAAAAGACTTAGTGCGTAA
- a CDS encoding YihY/virulence factor BrkB family protein, which produces MIDISFFRLMWHRIQEDDVPALAAQLAYFFLLSLFPMLIFLVTLVPYLPITEMDILGFFDDYAPGQSMDLIKTSLEDIMKKDGKLLSFGLLATIWSASNGINAIVRAFNRAYRVEETRSFIVSRLMAIVLTFGMIFVFLVALLLPVFGKEIGGWLFANFGLKEEFIYVWNMLRWLISILILFIVFLGLYWIAPNKKLTCISGVPGSIFATGGWVLVSLGFSYYVSNFASYTATYGSIGAIIVLMIWLYLSAYIIIIGGEINAYYSEKKAGC; this is translated from the coding sequence ATGATTGATATTTCATTTTTCCGGCTTATGTGGCACAGGATACAGGAGGACGATGTTCCCGCCCTTGCTGCCCAGCTTGCATATTTCTTTTTGCTTTCCTTGTTTCCCATGCTGATCTTTTTGGTCACATTGGTTCCTTATTTGCCAATTACGGAAATGGACATCCTAGGCTTTTTTGATGATTATGCTCCTGGTCAATCAATGGATCTGATCAAGACCAGCCTGGAGGATATCATGAAAAAAGATGGAAAGCTGTTGTCATTCGGATTGCTGGCGACAATTTGGTCCGCTTCTAATGGAATCAATGCCATCGTGAGGGCGTTCAACCGCGCTTACCGGGTAGAAGAGACAAGGTCTTTTATCGTTAGCAGATTGATGGCGATTGTTTTGACGTTTGGGATGATTTTTGTATTCCTGGTCGCTTTGCTCCTACCTGTATTTGGGAAAGAGATCGGCGGCTGGCTGTTCGCGAATTTCGGGCTGAAGGAAGAGTTCATTTACGTTTGGAATATGCTTCGGTGGCTGATTAGTATCTTGATCCTTTTTATCGTCTTTCTAGGGTTATATTGGATTGCACCAAATAAAAAATTGACCTGCATCAGTGGCGTGCCCGGATCCATTTTTGCAACAGGGGGTTGGGTGCTCGTATCACTCGGCTTCTCCTATTATGTCAGCAACTTTGCTTCGTATACCGCCACGTATGGCAGTATCGGCGCCATTATTGTGCTCATGATCTGGCTTTATTTGTCCGCGTACATCATTATCATTGGCGGAGAAATCAATGCCTATTACAGTGAAAAGAAAGCGGGCTGCTAA
- a CDS encoding heavy metal translocating P-type ATPase: MAHGANALAKPNSVPEGNFFEKVKPHAELIAAAISGILIAAGWILGKADSQTVSVIAFILAYVIGGFAKAKEGIEATIEEKELNVEMLMIFAAIGSAIIGYWTEGSILIFIFAMSGALETYTMNKSHKEISSLMELQPEEALRITNGVEQRVHVSELKIGDLILVKPGERIPSDGKIARGQTTIDQAAITGESIPVSKDAGDDVFAGTVNLTGSLTVEITKSNEETLFQKIIQLVQNAQSEKSPSQLFIERFEGTYVKVVLAVVVLMMFVPHFLLGWSWTETFYRAMILLVVASPCALVASIMPATLSAISNGAKHGILFKGGVHLENLSHLKAIAFDKTGTLTKGKPEVTDVIVADGLNSDEVLLKAASIESHSNHPLANAIVKHAREQLGKELLHPESIEDVSGWGVKAHFEKEDWKIGKADFVGRSAAEAFNGGAAVQLASHGKTIVFIERNGQLAGLIALKDVVREETKQAIDLLKSEGIYTVMLTGDSQNTAKAIASESHVEGYIAECLPETKVEELKRLREDHGQVAMVGDGINDAPALATANVGIAMGEGSDVALETADVVLMKNDLPKIAEAINLSRRMNRIVKQNIVFSILVIMVLIASNFLQLLDLPYGVIGHEGSTILVILNSLRLLK, encoded by the coding sequence ATGGCACATGGAGCTAATGCATTAGCAAAGCCAAACTCGGTTCCAGAAGGGAATTTTTTTGAAAAAGTCAAACCTCACGCAGAATTGATTGCCGCCGCCATCAGTGGGATCCTGATAGCGGCTGGATGGATTCTGGGTAAAGCAGACTCACAAACAGTGTCGGTCATTGCTTTTATCCTCGCATATGTTATTGGCGGTTTTGCTAAAGCGAAGGAAGGCATCGAAGCGACTATCGAGGAAAAAGAATTGAATGTTGAGATGCTGATGATTTTTGCAGCGATCGGCTCAGCAATCATTGGTTATTGGACGGAAGGCTCCATTTTGATTTTCATTTTTGCGATGAGCGGCGCACTTGAAACGTATACGATGAACAAAAGTCATAAGGAAATCTCCTCATTGATGGAGCTGCAGCCTGAGGAAGCTTTAAGAATCACAAATGGAGTCGAACAAAGAGTCCATGTTTCGGAACTGAAAATCGGCGACTTGATTTTAGTTAAACCGGGTGAAAGAATTCCGTCAGACGGAAAAATTGCCAGAGGCCAGACAACGATTGACCAGGCTGCGATTACCGGGGAGTCCATCCCTGTTTCTAAGGATGCCGGGGATGACGTTTTTGCAGGCACTGTAAACCTGACTGGTTCACTCACTGTCGAAATCACCAAATCAAATGAGGAAACATTGTTTCAGAAAATCATTCAGCTGGTCCAGAATGCGCAGAGTGAGAAATCTCCTTCACAGCTATTCATAGAACGTTTTGAAGGGACTTATGTAAAAGTCGTTCTCGCCGTAGTTGTGCTGATGATGTTTGTTCCTCATTTCCTCCTGGGCTGGAGCTGGACTGAAACCTTTTACCGGGCAATGATTTTACTCGTCGTCGCATCACCATGTGCCCTCGTTGCGTCCATCATGCCCGCAACTTTGTCAGCCATATCAAACGGAGCAAAGCATGGAATTCTATTCAAAGGCGGCGTCCATTTGGAAAATCTCAGCCATCTTAAAGCAATTGCCTTCGATAAAACAGGGACACTGACAAAGGGCAAACCGGAAGTGACAGATGTGATTGTTGCTGATGGTTTGAATTCAGATGAAGTACTGCTTAAGGCAGCGTCGATTGAGAGCCACTCCAATCACCCACTGGCAAATGCGATTGTAAAGCACGCCAGGGAACAGCTTGGAAAGGAATTGCTGCATCCAGAAAGCATTGAGGATGTTTCCGGGTGGGGCGTAAAAGCCCATTTTGAAAAGGAAGACTGGAAAATAGGCAAAGCTGACTTTGTCGGCAGGTCTGCAGCAGAAGCCTTCAATGGCGGAGCAGCAGTGCAGCTTGCTTCGCACGGAAAGACAATCGTTTTTATCGAGCGGAACGGCCAGCTTGCCGGACTGATCGCCCTTAAGGATGTGGTCCGCGAAGAAACGAAACAGGCAATCGACCTGCTGAAATCGGAAGGCATTTACACAGTCATGCTGACAGGGGATAGCCAGAATACCGCAAAAGCCATTGCTTCCGAGAGCCATGTCGAAGGATATATAGCCGAATGCCTTCCGGAAACAAAGGTCGAGGAATTAAAAAGGCTGAGAGAGGACCACGGCCAGGTTGCCATGGTCGGTGACGGCATTAACGACGCTCCGGCCCTCGCTACCGCCAACGTAGGGATCGCCATGGGTGAAGGTTCAGATGTCGCCCTCGAAACAGCCGACGTCGTCCTCATGAAAAACGATTTGCCTAAGATTGCCGAGGCCATCAACTTATCACGCCGAATGAACCGGATTGTCAAACAGAATATTGTCTTCTCGATATTGGTGATCATGGTTCTGATTGCATCAAACTTCCTGCAGCTGCTCGACCTGCCATACGGCGTCATCGGCCACGAAGGAAGCACCATTCTTGTCATATTGAATAGCTTGAGATTACTAAAATAA
- a CDS encoding DMT family transporter, whose product MTTKEFFTHPLGIVVSAAGATFLWGSAFPFIKLSYGSLDIKPNEIGEQMLFAGYRFLLAGLLILILFLLLKRNMKFRPETIKPLLKIGLFQTFLQYVLFYIGLSYSTGIQGSIIAGTTSFFQILLAHFLYPDDRMSRLKVAGLMIGFTGVVFANWPNGEYEIHFGIGEILLMGAMLAGAYGNILAKQGSGKMEVIYLTAYQMILGALGLIAIGAFTVGLVPFDFDLKSGLILLYLAFLSATGFILWNNVMKYNQVGKVSLYLFLVPVFGVLLSSMLLDEALHYFVIAGLILVVAGIVLVNRPARKKNSLPAK is encoded by the coding sequence ATGACAACTAAAGAATTTTTTACCCACCCGCTTGGTATCGTTGTATCGGCAGCAGGGGCGACTTTCCTGTGGGGGAGTGCGTTCCCATTTATAAAATTGAGTTATGGAAGCCTTGACATCAAGCCGAATGAAATCGGCGAGCAAATGCTGTTTGCAGGCTACCGCTTCCTGCTTGCCGGGCTGCTGATCCTGATTTTGTTCTTGCTCTTAAAGCGGAATATGAAATTCAGGCCAGAAACAATCAAGCCTCTTTTAAAAATAGGTCTGTTCCAGACGTTCCTCCAATATGTCCTTTTCTATATCGGGCTAAGCTACTCAACGGGAATACAGGGATCGATCATTGCTGGTACGACTTCATTCTTCCAGATCCTCCTGGCGCATTTCCTGTACCCGGATGACAGAATGAGCCGTTTGAAGGTTGCAGGATTGATGATCGGCTTTACCGGAGTTGTTTTTGCGAACTGGCCGAACGGGGAATACGAAATTCACTTTGGGATTGGCGAAATTTTGTTGATGGGCGCAATGTTGGCCGGTGCATACGGCAATATCCTAGCTAAACAGGGAAGCGGTAAAATGGAGGTCATTTATCTGACTGCTTATCAGATGATTTTAGGTGCCCTGGGGCTGATTGCAATCGGTGCTTTCACAGTCGGACTGGTACCGTTTGATTTTGACCTCAAGTCCGGTTTGATACTTCTCTACCTGGCTTTCCTGTCCGCTACTGGTTTCATATTATGGAATAATGTCATGAAATACAATCAGGTTGGCAAGGTATCGCTCTACCTGTTCCTGGTGCCGGTATTCGGGGTGTTATTATCCTCCATGCTCCTTGATGAAGCGCTCCATTATTTTGTCATAGCTGGCCTGATACTGGTTGTGGCCGGAATCGTTCTTGTGAACCGGCCTGCACGGAAAAAAAACAGCCTCCCTGCGAAATAG
- a CDS encoding MFS transporter, translating to MNISTKLRFWILVSIVAISGFSQGMLLPLVAIIFEQDGVSSSMNGLHATGLYIGILIASPLMEAPLRRFGYKPIILIGGFLVAVSLAFFPLWKSFWFWFVLRLAIGIGDHMLHFATQTWITSFSARDRLGRNISIYGLFFGLGFAAGPLMIGFVKINTALPFIISSAISLIAWLTVWLLHNERPENDTDSVSFFGTMKRFRKVFKYAWVAFLPPFGYGFLEASLNGNFPVYAMRSGIGVDTVALLLPAFAIGGILSQLPLGILSDKLGRRNVLITVTLSGFLSFTAAGLLENSTTGLLICFFLAGMVVGSTFSLGISYMADLLPKQLLPAGNLMCGIFFSFGSISGPFIGGLAIQWLKGISFFYIISTMLLLIFIALVAFRQESPEQQIKSA from the coding sequence ATGAATATAAGCACTAAACTTCGTTTCTGGATCCTGGTCAGCATCGTGGCCATCTCGGGGTTTTCCCAGGGAATGCTGCTGCCATTGGTTGCAATTATCTTTGAACAGGATGGTGTGTCATCATCCATGAATGGCTTACATGCAACAGGATTGTATATCGGGATCTTGATTGCATCCCCATTGATGGAAGCGCCGCTTCGCAGATTTGGCTACAAGCCCATCATTCTCATCGGCGGCTTTCTAGTAGCGGTTTCGCTGGCGTTCTTTCCCTTATGGAAGTCCTTCTGGTTCTGGTTTGTTCTAAGACTGGCCATCGGGATTGGCGACCATATGCTTCATTTTGCCACTCAGACATGGATCACATCCTTTTCGGCAAGAGATCGACTCGGAAGGAATATCTCCATCTATGGTTTATTTTTCGGGTTGGGATTTGCTGCTGGTCCATTAATGATTGGTTTTGTAAAAATAAATACCGCGCTGCCATTCATCATTTCATCTGCTATCAGCCTGATTGCCTGGCTGACTGTATGGCTGCTCCATAACGAGCGTCCTGAAAATGATACGGACAGTGTTTCTTTCTTCGGTACAATGAAGAGATTTAGAAAGGTTTTCAAGTATGCCTGGGTCGCCTTCCTGCCTCCCTTTGGCTACGGTTTTTTGGAAGCCAGTCTAAACGGAAATTTCCCAGTGTACGCAATGAGATCGGGAATTGGCGTCGATACTGTTGCACTCCTGCTGCCTGCTTTTGCTATTGGGGGAATCCTCTCACAGCTTCCGCTTGGGATCCTAAGTGATAAGCTCGGCCGGCGAAATGTATTGATCACCGTAACCCTGTCCGGCTTCCTCTCGTTCACGGCAGCCGGATTGCTCGAGAACTCGACCACTGGCCTGCTCATCTGTTTCTTTTTAGCCGGGATGGTTGTAGGATCGACTTTTTCCCTCGGAATCAGTTATATGGCCGACTTGCTGCCAAAACAGCTTCTTCCGGCTGGCAATCTGATGTGCGGCATCTTCTTTAGCTTTGGGAGCATCAGCGGTCCGTTTATTGGGGGGCTGGCCATTCAATGGCTAAAAGGGATCAGTTTCTTCTACATCATCAGTACGATGCTGCTGTTGATATTCATCGCCCTGGTTGCTTTTCGCCAGGAATCACCTGAACAACAGATAAAATCCGCATGA
- a CDS encoding OsmC family protein: MEFKMKPDVGFYTETGFGRLDIAGDEEYGFRPYQLLVSSVAICSGGVLRKVLEKMRMEIEDIHIKADAERVEEEANRVSKITVHFRISGNNLDEKKIEKAMVLTRKNCSMVQSVQGSIEIEETFEIV, encoded by the coding sequence ATGGAATTTAAAATGAAACCTGATGTTGGTTTCTATACAGAAACAGGTTTTGGGAGACTGGATATTGCAGGTGATGAAGAATATGGATTCAGGCCATATCAACTATTAGTTTCATCAGTGGCAATCTGCAGCGGCGGAGTCCTCCGTAAGGTTTTGGAAAAAATGAGGATGGAAATCGAGGATATCCATATTAAGGCTGATGCAGAACGAGTTGAGGAAGAAGCCAATAGAGTGAGCAAAATTACCGTACATTTCCGCATTTCCGGAAACAATCTTGATGAAAAGAAAATCGAGAAGGCAATGGTGCTGACAAGGAAAAACTGTTCAATGGTCCAATCAGTTCAGGGAAGCATTGAAATCGAGGAAACGTTTGAAATCGTATAA
- the cax gene encoding calcium/proton exchanger, which yields MANKIFMILTFVGVPLSVIGTLLHWSSVLLFIIYCLTIIALASYMGRATESLAVVAGPRIGGLLNATFGNAVELIISIFALKAGLIGVVLASLTGSVLGNLLLVAGLSFFIGGLKFKRQHFNVYDARHNSALLMFAVIVAFVIPEVFAMDMNESKTISLSVGISIILIALYLAALFFKLVTHRGVYQPKTEEGTVHHEEEPEWSKGKAIGILLAATVAVAYVAENLVHTFETVGESFGWSELFIGVIIVAIVGNAAEHASAIIMAYKNKMDIAVEIAVGSTLQVAMFVAPVLVLISLMFETSMPLVFSMPEMVSMAVAVLLSISIANDGETNWFEGLTLLGAYVIMGIGFYLL from the coding sequence ATGGCAAACAAGATTTTTATGATTTTAACGTTCGTTGGTGTTCCGTTATCTGTTATCGGAACTCTGCTGCATTGGTCGAGTGTTTTGTTATTTATTATTTACTGTTTGACAATCATCGCACTTGCCAGCTATATGGGCAGGGCGACCGAAAGTCTGGCAGTTGTGGCAGGGCCAAGGATTGGCGGTCTGCTTAATGCGACCTTCGGGAACGCGGTGGAATTGATCATTTCGATTTTCGCATTAAAAGCCGGGTTAATCGGCGTAGTCCTTGCATCACTGACAGGTTCTGTTCTTGGCAACCTGCTGCTGGTGGCTGGGCTTTCCTTTTTTATAGGAGGACTGAAGTTTAAACGCCAGCATTTCAACGTCTATGACGCTCGGCATAACTCAGCACTTTTAATGTTTGCAGTCATTGTCGCATTCGTCATTCCTGAAGTGTTTGCGATGGATATGAACGAAAGCAAGACCATCAGCTTGAGTGTGGGGATCTCCATTATCTTGATTGCGTTGTATCTGGCCGCATTATTTTTTAAGCTTGTCACCCACAGAGGCGTTTACCAGCCAAAAACTGAGGAAGGAACCGTGCATCATGAGGAAGAACCGGAATGGAGCAAAGGCAAAGCAATTGGCATTCTGCTAGCTGCAACCGTTGCTGTTGCGTACGTTGCCGAGAATCTGGTTCACACTTTTGAGACTGTCGGTGAATCTTTCGGCTGGTCTGAATTATTTATCGGGGTCATTATCGTGGCGATTGTAGGGAATGCAGCAGAACACGCATCAGCCATCATCATGGCCTATAAAAACAAAATGGACATCGCTGTAGAAATTGCCGTAGGGTCAACTTTACAGGTCGCAATGTTTGTTGCACCAGTACTAGTTTTGATTTCTTTGATGTTTGAAACGAGTATGCCGCTAGTGTTCTCAATGCCAGAAATGGTGTCGATGGCAGTTGCCGTGCTTCTGTCCATCAGTATTGCCAACGACGGAGAAACAAATTGGTTTGAGGGGCTTACACTGTTGGGTGCCTATGTTATAATGGGTATTGGATTTTACTTGCTTTAA
- a CDS encoding YczE/YyaS/YitT family protein translates to MAFVYRTLFFIIGLTILSFGISMTIKAGLGTGAWDALNVGLSKTVGLTPGSWVVIVGIIMIFINASLVKRRPDIAAVITLLITGLLIDFWLLRVLDDLAVSGYGKQFGVFLIGMTALSFGLAVYLQPKFPLIPIDNFMMALRERFNLNLMAAKTLGEVIALSAAFIFKGPIGIGTLIVTFAIGPLIQLFYPYCEKLYNKLLTSAR, encoded by the coding sequence ATGGCTTTTGTTTATCGCACTCTATTTTTCATCATCGGGTTAACGATTCTTTCTTTCGGAATTTCGATGACTATTAAAGCTGGGCTGGGGACAGGCGCGTGGGATGCTCTCAATGTTGGCCTTTCGAAAACTGTAGGCCTGACACCTGGCAGCTGGGTTGTCATTGTAGGAATTATCATGATATTCATTAATGCGTCTCTGGTAAAAAGACGACCGGATATTGCCGCGGTCATCACTTTGCTCATTACAGGTTTGCTGATTGATTTCTGGCTGTTGCGTGTCCTGGATGATTTGGCGGTTTCAGGGTATGGAAAGCAATTTGGGGTATTCCTGATTGGAATGACTGCACTGAGTTTTGGTCTCGCAGTCTATTTGCAGCCGAAATTTCCATTGATTCCAATCGACAATTTCATGATGGCGCTAAGGGAACGGTTCAATTTGAATTTAATGGCAGCGAAAACGCTGGGAGAAGTGATCGCTCTGTCAGCAGCCTTCATTTTCAAAGGACCGATTGGAATTGGGACATTGATAGTGACCTTCGCAATCGGGCCGCTAATTCAATTGTTCTATCCTTATTGTGAGAAATTGTATAATAAGCTGCTCACCTCTGCCAGATAA
- a CDS encoding YfkD famly protein has protein sequence MKKASAILVLSMVFIMSILAVGFAEEGKKGTPQQKQEEKSKYVIPGSVMNITKDNTYPNPTEDLPFLQPSELTKNLIKTSKVKIENPDLIRMLNETSINSTPFAIGYRAIVYLGEWPLSYESAETSPNWEFQKINTNYFDNRGGNAIYQIHYVQEQQKVVKGGLTAKIKNAEDVQKMMLLKAAKKTGLPLAFETIVGAGTKKDHIYNIQPKRLGYLYAYAPAINEKGKVTYGEVYLMLKGSKKFIVVKNVVSQGIGAWIPVQDHISFGFVSSERPR, from the coding sequence ATGAAAAAAGCATCAGCTATCCTTGTATTGTCGATGGTTTTCATTATGTCCATTCTAGCAGTTGGTTTTGCCGAGGAAGGGAAGAAAGGAACTCCGCAGCAAAAGCAGGAGGAGAAATCGAAGTATGTGATTCCGGGTTCAGTCATGAACATCACAAAGGATAATACTTATCCGAATCCGACTGAAGATCTGCCGTTCCTACAGCCAAGTGAGCTGACAAAGAATTTAATCAAAACGTCAAAAGTGAAAATTGAGAATCCTGACTTGATTCGGATGCTGAATGAAACTTCAATTAACAGCACTCCATTTGCCATCGGATACCGCGCGATTGTTTATCTTGGAGAATGGCCGTTGAGTTACGAATCAGCTGAAACCTCACCTAACTGGGAATTCCAGAAAATCAATACGAACTATTTTGATAACCGTGGTGGAAATGCTATTTATCAAATCCATTATGTACAGGAGCAGCAGAAGGTAGTGAAAGGCGGCCTGACTGCGAAAATCAAAAACGCGGAAGATGTTCAAAAAATGATGCTGTTAAAAGCAGCCAAGAAAACTGGATTGCCGCTTGCGTTTGAAACGATTGTCGGTGCTGGTACAAAAAAGGATCATATCTATAATATCCAGCCTAAGCGCCTCGGCTACCTTTATGCATATGCACCAGCGATCAATGAAAAGGGGAAGGTGACATACGGCGAGGTTTACCTGATGCTTAAAGGCAGCAAGAAATTCATCGTCGTCAAAAATGTCGTTTCCCAGGGAATCGGGGCCTGGATCCCGGTTCAAGACCATATAAGCTTCGGTTTCGTTTCCAGTGAGCGTCCGAGGTAA